Proteins encoded by one window of Desulfovibrio ferrophilus:
- a CDS encoding HD domain-containing protein: MPSPNKAKNEQHKNTGMPTFRAVPPELIPLPQPAMGLVPSDAQCDELCTSYAMPDHIRAHSHKVAEAATDLALRAEEKGLLTATEVQAVRASALLHDLGKMYCIEHGGHHAQLGAVWVQAETGNPAIAQGVLHHVWWPFDVDPTRYFLPLVVLYADKRVTHDGFVSLGGRFTDLFERYAKTALARERITICMDQAKAVEHTLSELLGVKLHAYTFDRGRLVD, from the coding sequence ATGCCCTCTCCAAACAAGGCCAAAAACGAACAGCACAAAAACACCGGCATGCCGACCTTCCGGGCCGTACCGCCGGAGTTGATTCCGTTGCCCCAACCCGCCATGGGACTGGTCCCCAGCGATGCTCAGTGTGACGAACTGTGCACCAGCTACGCCATGCCGGACCACATCCGGGCGCACAGTCACAAGGTGGCCGAAGCGGCAACGGACCTGGCTCTGAGAGCAGAAGAAAAGGGGTTGCTCACCGCCACGGAAGTCCAAGCCGTTCGCGCCTCGGCTCTGCTTCACGATCTGGGCAAGATGTACTGCATCGAGCATGGGGGACACCACGCCCAGCTCGGAGCCGTATGGGTCCAGGCCGAAACAGGTAATCCCGCCATCGCTCAGGGGGTCCTGCACCATGTCTGGTGGCCATTCGACGTTGACCCTACACGATATTTTCTGCCTCTGGTCGTGCTGTATGCGGACAAGCGAGTCACACACGACGGTTTCGTCTCGCTGGGCGGTCGGTTCACGGACCTGTTCGAACGCTACGCCAAGACAGCTCTGGCCAGGGAACGAATCACCATTTGCATGGACCAGGCCAAGGCCGTGGAACACACTTTAAGCGAACTCTTGGGGGTCAAGCTCCATGCGTATACTTTTGATCGCGGGCGGCTGGTCGACTGA